One Verrucomicrobiales bacterium genomic window carries:
- the xylA gene encoding xylose isomerase, with translation MPAAFPKIPKIQFEGPKSRNPFAFKHYNATELVEGKPMKDHFRFSVVYWHTMCGNGSDMFGWGTWDRPWDRNTKDNSIERAKRRVPVFFEFCEKLGAPFYAWHDRDVAPHGKTLRESNKYLDTIATLLKAQQKATGIKLLWGTAQNFVHPRYMHGAATSCNADAFAFAAAQVKTALDLTQELKGEGYVFWGGREGYSTLLNTDLKREMEHLATFMQMAVDYKKKIGFKGQFYIEPKPKEPTKHQYDSDAAACLNFLREFDLLPHFKLNLETNHATLAGHSMQHELEVAGAAGALGSMDANMGDLFLGWDTDQFPTDLYLTTQCMLSILKYGGYTTGGTNFDAKLRRESVDPADLFHAHIAGMDTFARGLKIAAAIRKDGRLAEFVKHRYRSWDSGIGKQIEKRKVGFKDLTAYALKMGEVKTQESGRQEYLENLFNEFI, from the coding sequence ATGCCTGCAGCGTTTCCCAAGATCCCGAAAATTCAGTTCGAAGGACCGAAGTCCCGAAATCCTTTTGCCTTTAAGCACTACAACGCGACCGAGTTGGTAGAAGGCAAACCGATGAAGGATCATTTCCGCTTTTCCGTCGTCTACTGGCATACGATGTGTGGAAATGGTTCCGACATGTTCGGATGGGGAACCTGGGACCGTCCTTGGGATCGCAACACCAAGGACAATTCCATCGAGCGCGCGAAGCGTCGTGTGCCGGTATTCTTCGAGTTCTGTGAGAAGCTGGGCGCCCCGTTCTATGCGTGGCATGACCGCGACGTCGCTCCTCACGGCAAGACCCTCCGCGAATCCAACAAGTATCTCGACACCATCGCCACCCTGCTGAAGGCACAGCAAAAAGCGACCGGCATCAAGCTGCTCTGGGGCACTGCTCAAAACTTTGTTCATCCGCGCTACATGCACGGCGCCGCCACCAGCTGCAACGCCGACGCATTCGCGTTCGCAGCCGCCCAGGTCAAGACTGCTCTCGACCTGACCCAGGAACTCAAGGGCGAAGGCTACGTGTTCTGGGGTGGTCGGGAAGGTTACAGCACGCTGCTCAACACCGATCTGAAGCGCGAGATGGAACACCTGGCGACCTTCATGCAGATGGCCGTCGATTATAAGAAGAAGATCGGGTTCAAAGGACAGTTCTACATCGAACCCAAGCCCAAGGAACCTACCAAGCATCAGTACGACTCCGACGCCGCGGCCTGCCTGAATTTCCTGCGGGAGTTTGATCTGCTCCCGCACTTCAAGCTGAACCTCGAAACCAATCACGCTACCCTGGCCGGCCACAGCATGCAGCACGAGCTGGAAGTTGCCGGCGCAGCCGGAGCCCTGGGTTCCATGGACGCCAACATGGGCGACCTGTTCCTCGGCTGGGACACCGATCAGTTCCCGACCGACCTCTACCTCACCACCCAGTGCATGCTCAGTATTCTCAAATACGGAGGATACACCACCGGCGGAACTAACTTCGATGCCAAGCTGCGTCGTGAGAGTGTGGATCCCGCCGATCTCTTCCACGCCCACATCGCCGGCATGGACACCTTCGCGCGCGGCCTGAAGATCGCGGCAGCCATCCGCAAAGACGGACGGCTCGCGGAATTCGTCAAACACCGCTACCGCTCCTGGGATTCCGGCATCGGGAAGCAGATCGAGAAACGCAAAGTCGGCTTCAAAGATCTGACCGCCTACGCCCTCAAGATGGGTGAGGTCAAGACCCAGGAAAGTGGCCGACAAGAATATCTCGAGAACCTCTTCAACGAGTTCATCTGA
- a CDS encoding OsmC family protein has protein sequence MSDHHAKVVWKCTSPDFLKGKYSREHTWAFDGGATVIASSSPSVVPLPYSNPAGVDPEEAFVASISSCHMLTYLYLAAKKGFQIDSYEDDAVGVMAKGPSGVPWVSAVTLHPKIVYSGDRLPTREDEDQLHHVAHDQCFIAQSVKTEISVAHA, from the coding sequence ATGTCTGATCATCATGCGAAGGTTGTTTGGAAGTGCACCAGCCCGGATTTCCTGAAGGGGAAATACTCCCGGGAGCACACGTGGGCTTTCGATGGGGGTGCCACCGTGATCGCTTCTTCATCCCCCTCAGTGGTCCCGCTACCTTATTCCAATCCCGCGGGGGTGGATCCGGAGGAGGCTTTCGTGGCGTCCATCTCGAGCTGTCATATGCTGACCTATCTTTACCTGGCCGCCAAGAAAGGGTTCCAGATCGATAGCTACGAGGATGACGCGGTGGGAGTGATGGCAAAGGGGCCTTCAGGTGTGCCTTGGGTTAGCGCGGTGACACTTCATCCGAAGATCGTCTACAGCGGAGACCGGCTGCCCACCCGTGAGGACGAGGATCAGTTGCATCACGTCGCCCATGACCAGTGTTTTATCGCCCAGTCGGTGAAGACTGAGATCTCTGTTGCCCATGCGTGA
- a CDS encoding CehA/McbA family metallohydrolase, translating to MKTALTTLGIIWIVTATLLAAEFPRVTQVELQPLKAQVRRVVEAMNHLGFPLAPSDQQQLDAALANEDGNSARDGLQQVLDRYALYGVHINPEMRVKVSAGPAKPILNEQGWMQFLVKVHNESGTTAELKAESPNGSELFRREGDRRALGAQDDLWLDLRMFNTQPLNEKLSGLELEYRIIQLYSRDAGKREAKMSFNVGQGTQDIGFRNEVDLLFDCRPAQSITLRVKDENGHATTASFEIRDAAGRVYPSQAKRLAPDFGFHPQVYRADGEKIRLPTGTYTIDFNRGPESIPERRTVLVAADTRELKFQSRRWIDPSLKGWWSGDHHIHAAGCAHYVKPSEGVHAPDMQRHIVGEDLKVGANLTWGPCFDYQKQFFTGKDDRVSSYPYLLRYDIEVSGFGSHESGHLCLLRLRDQMYPGGDSKHHWPKLGLNTLRWAKAQGALVGPAHSGWGLATKSTDLPNYEVPPFDGIGANEYIADVTHVVPGPDGKLVPAVDFISTVDTPFVWELNIWYHTLNVGYRTRISGETDFPCIYGEKVGLGRSYVHLGPKLDYNAWCEGIRAGRNYVGDGKSHLMGFSANGQVMGEGDSTLRLSQAGPVKVTAQVAARLPEAINPYFANKVKASPPWGGSGVRPFWSIEWARLGESRRVPVEVLVNGYPVARKEIEADGHLEDVSFDVPIEKSSWVALRILPSSHTNPIFVEVGGQPIRASLKSAEWCLASLRQCRQQKERFMDADEKDDFKKTYDHAEQTYLKLIEECRQAGGRK from the coding sequence ATGAAAACAGCCCTCACCACCCTCGGGATAATCTGGATTGTCACTGCGACTCTTCTTGCCGCCGAGTTTCCCCGCGTCACGCAAGTGGAGCTGCAGCCTCTCAAAGCTCAGGTCCGCCGAGTCGTTGAAGCGATGAACCATTTGGGGTTTCCGCTGGCCCCGTCGGACCAGCAACAGTTGGACGCCGCTCTGGCCAATGAGGATGGCAATTCGGCGCGCGATGGTCTGCAGCAAGTGCTCGACCGGTATGCGCTCTACGGGGTGCACATTAATCCGGAGATGCGGGTGAAGGTGAGCGCCGGGCCCGCGAAACCCATTTTGAATGAGCAGGGGTGGATGCAATTCTTGGTCAAGGTTCACAATGAATCAGGGACCACCGCGGAGTTGAAGGCGGAGAGCCCCAACGGCAGCGAGTTGTTTCGTCGAGAAGGAGACCGGAGGGCTCTTGGCGCGCAGGACGATCTGTGGCTGGACTTGCGGATGTTCAACACCCAGCCGCTCAACGAGAAGTTGAGCGGTCTGGAGTTGGAGTATCGAATCATCCAGCTCTATAGCCGCGATGCCGGAAAGCGCGAAGCCAAGATGAGTTTTAATGTGGGGCAGGGGACCCAGGACATCGGATTCCGCAACGAGGTGGATCTGCTGTTTGACTGTCGGCCGGCGCAATCGATCACTCTGCGGGTCAAGGACGAGAACGGCCACGCCACCACCGCATCCTTTGAGATCCGCGATGCGGCTGGACGGGTGTATCCGTCGCAGGCCAAGCGGCTGGCTCCCGACTTTGGCTTTCATCCCCAGGTCTACCGAGCGGATGGTGAGAAGATCCGGCTGCCAACCGGAACCTACACCATTGATTTCAACCGCGGTCCGGAGTCTATCCCTGAGCGAAGAACGGTGCTGGTCGCGGCCGACACTCGCGAGTTGAAGTTTCAGTCCAGGCGCTGGATTGATCCCTCGCTGAAGGGTTGGTGGTCGGGCGATCATCATATCCATGCCGCAGGCTGTGCTCACTATGTTAAGCCCTCCGAAGGCGTTCATGCACCTGACATGCAGCGCCACATTGTGGGAGAGGATCTCAAGGTTGGGGCCAACCTGACTTGGGGACCTTGCTTTGACTATCAAAAGCAGTTTTTCACCGGCAAGGACGATCGGGTTTCCAGCTATCCTTATCTGTTGCGCTATGACATTGAGGTTTCGGGATTCGGGTCGCACGAGAGCGGCCATCTGTGCCTGCTTCGGTTACGGGACCAGATGTACCCGGGTGGAGACTCGAAGCATCACTGGCCGAAGCTGGGCTTGAACACCCTTCGCTGGGCCAAGGCTCAGGGAGCACTCGTCGGGCCGGCGCACTCTGGATGGGGATTGGCGACTAAATCGACGGATCTACCCAACTACGAGGTGCCGCCGTTCGATGGAATTGGAGCGAACGAATACATCGCCGATGTCACGCATGTGGTGCCAGGGCCGGATGGCAAGTTGGTGCCCGCTGTGGACTTTATCTCCACCGTCGACACGCCGTTCGTCTGGGAACTCAACATTTGGTATCACACCCTGAATGTCGGATACCGAACCCGTATTAGTGGCGAGACCGACTTCCCCTGCATTTACGGGGAGAAGGTAGGTCTTGGTCGGAGCTATGTACATCTCGGCCCCAAGCTGGACTACAATGCTTGGTGCGAAGGAATCAGGGCGGGGCGCAACTATGTGGGTGACGGAAAGAGCCACTTGATGGGCTTTTCCGCGAACGGACAGGTGATGGGAGAAGGCGATAGCACCTTGCGGCTGTCCCAAGCCGGTCCGGTGAAAGTGACTGCTCAAGTCGCTGCCCGGCTGCCTGAGGCCATCAATCCCTACTTCGCGAACAAGGTTAAGGCGTCTCCTCCCTGGGGCGGCAGCGGCGTGAGGCCATTCTGGAGCATCGAGTGGGCGCGGCTGGGAGAGTCCCGTCGCGTGCCGGTGGAAGTCTTGGTGAACGGGTATCCGGTGGCCCGGAAGGAAATCGAAGCCGACGGACATCTGGAGGATGTCTCCTTCGATGTGCCGATTGAGAAGAGCAGTTGGGTAGCGCTGCGAATTCTCCCGTCGTCCCATACCAATCCGATCTTTGTCGAGGTGGGTGGGCAGCCGATCCGTGCGTCCCTCAAGAGCGCGGAGTGGTGTCTGGCGAGCTTGCGCCAATGCCGTCAGCAGAAGGAGCGGTTCATGGATGCCGATGAGAAGGACGATTTCAAGAAGACCTACGATCACGCGGAGCAGACTTATCTGAAGCTCATTGAAGAATGTCGCCAGGCGGGCGGTCGGAAATAA
- a CDS encoding exo-alpha-sialidase, with product MSTIRVLVGTKKGAFILTSDGKRQQWKVSGPHFAGWEMYHLKGSPADPNRIYASQTSGWFGQMIQRSNDGGQTWEPVGNEFKYDGTPGTHQWYDGTQHPWEFKRIWHLEPSPTDPDLVYAGAEDAALFRTSDGGKSWQELPALRGAKGNLWQPGAGGMGLHTIILDRTRPERIYIAISAGGAFRTDDGGQSWKPINRGLKSQYELPDPTAEVGHCVHRIAMHPSRPEVLFMQKHWDIMRSDNAGDMWHEVSGNLPSDFGFPIDVHAHEPETIYVVPIKSDSEHFPPDGKLRVYRSRTGGNEWEPLTKGLPQGDCYVNVLRDAMAVDQLDPCGVYFGTTGGQVYVSPDSGNTWSPIVRDLPGVLSVEVQTLP from the coding sequence ATGAGCACCATCCGAGTTCTGGTCGGCACCAAGAAAGGGGCCTTTATCCTCACGTCCGACGGTAAACGTCAGCAGTGGAAGGTCAGCGGGCCTCATTTTGCGGGTTGGGAGATGTATCATCTCAAGGGATCTCCGGCCGATCCCAACCGAATCTATGCCTCCCAGACCAGCGGGTGGTTTGGCCAAATGATTCAGCGCTCGAATGACGGGGGGCAAACCTGGGAACCCGTCGGGAACGAGTTCAAATACGACGGCACCCCGGGCACGCATCAGTGGTACGATGGCACTCAACACCCCTGGGAATTCAAACGCATCTGGCACTTGGAACCTTCACCAACCGACCCTGATCTCGTGTACGCCGGGGCCGAAGACGCAGCCCTGTTCCGCACATCGGATGGCGGGAAGAGTTGGCAAGAGCTCCCCGCCCTGCGTGGAGCTAAGGGAAACCTGTGGCAACCCGGGGCGGGAGGAATGGGACTCCACACCATCATCCTGGATCGCACACGACCCGAACGCATCTACATCGCGATCTCAGCCGGGGGCGCCTTCCGGACGGACGACGGTGGACAAAGCTGGAAGCCGATCAATCGCGGGCTTAAGTCGCAATACGAACTGCCCGATCCCACCGCCGAGGTGGGACATTGTGTTCACCGGATCGCCATGCACCCCTCGCGTCCCGAAGTACTCTTCATGCAAAAGCACTGGGATATCATGCGCAGCGACAATGCCGGCGACATGTGGCACGAGGTAAGTGGAAACCTCCCGTCAGATTTTGGTTTTCCCATCGATGTGCATGCTCATGAGCCGGAAACGATCTATGTCGTCCCCATCAAGAGCGACTCCGAGCACTTCCCGCCCGACGGGAAACTCCGCGTTTATCGCAGCCGCACTGGGGGCAACGAATGGGAACCCCTGACCAAGGGCCTGCCCCAAGGCGACTGCTATGTAAATGTGCTTCGCGATGCCATGGCCGTCGACCAGCTAGACCCCTGCGGTGTTTACTTTGGAACGACTGGCGGGCAGGTCTATGTCTCTCCGGACAGCGGCAACACGTGGTCGCCCATCGTTCGCGACCTACCTGGGGTTTTGTCGGTCGAAGTTCAGACCTTGCCATGA
- a CDS encoding MoaD/ThiS family protein → MSEIRVVLPYHLRTIARVQEEEVRLSVEEPVTLGAALDQLESAYPSLRGTIRDHGTRQRRPFIRFFACREDFSHESQDTPLPESVTAGREPLLIVGAMAGG, encoded by the coding sequence ATGAGCGAGATCCGAGTTGTGCTGCCGTATCACCTGCGCACCATCGCTCGAGTGCAGGAGGAGGAGGTGCGTCTATCCGTGGAGGAACCGGTGACGCTGGGAGCCGCGCTCGATCAACTCGAGTCGGCCTATCCTTCTCTCCGAGGAACCATCCGAGATCATGGCACTCGCCAACGCCGACCATTCATCCGCTTTTTCGCCTGTCGAGAGGACTTCTCTCACGAATCGCAGGACACGCCCCTGCCGGAATCGGTGACCGCGGGCCGCGAACCGCTTCTCATCGTCGGTGCCATGGCAGGAGGATGA